A single window of Fischerella sp. PCC 9605 DNA harbors:
- a CDS encoding AGE family epimerase/isomerase, with translation MEHDFKALAELYKNALLNDVLPFWEKYSLDWQQGGYFTCLDREGKVYDTDKFIWLQNRQVWTFSMLCNQLEKHENWLKIASNGANFLAQHGRDADGNWYFALTREGKPLVQPYNIFSDCFAAMAFSQYALASGQDWAKDVAMQAYNNVLRRKDNPKGKYNKTYPGTRPMKSLAVPMILANLTLEMEWLLSSETLENVLAATVQEVMTDFLDQERGLMYENVAPDGSHVDCFDGRLINPGHGIEAMWFIMDIARRKNDTKTINQAVDVVLNILNFAWDSEYGGLYYFMDADGHPPQQLEWDQKLWWVHLESLVALAMGYRLTGREACWEWYQKMHDYAWSHFADPEYGEWFGYLNRRGEVLLNLKGGKWKGCFHVPRALYLCWQEFEALSARSV, from the coding sequence ATGGAGCACGACTTTAAAGCGCTGGCTGAACTTTACAAAAACGCGCTCCTCAACGATGTACTCCCATTTTGGGAAAAATACTCGCTCGACTGGCAGCAAGGCGGCTATTTCACCTGTCTGGATCGTGAAGGCAAGGTTTATGACACAGACAAATTTATCTGGCTGCAAAACCGCCAAGTTTGGACTTTTTCCATGCTTTGCAACCAGCTAGAAAAACATGAAAACTGGTTGAAAATCGCTAGCAACGGTGCTAATTTTCTCGCCCAACATGGTAGAGATGCCGACGGTAACTGGTACTTTGCCCTAACTCGTGAAGGCAAGCCACTGGTTCAGCCCTATAATATTTTTTCTGATTGCTTTGCCGCAATGGCATTTAGTCAATACGCCCTCGCCTCTGGTCAAGATTGGGCTAAGGATGTGGCTATGCAGGCTTACAACAACGTTTTGCGCCGCAAAGACAACCCAAAGGGCAAATATAACAAGACCTATCCCGGTACACGCCCGATGAAATCGTTGGCTGTACCGATGATTTTAGCCAACCTGACTCTGGAAATGGAATGGTTGCTGTCTAGCGAAACTCTTGAAAATGTTCTAGCTGCAACTGTTCAAGAAGTGATGACCGATTTTCTAGACCAGGAACGGGGACTGATGTACGAAAATGTTGCTCCTGACGGTTCGCACGTTGATTGTTTTGACGGACGGTTAATTAACCCTGGTCACGGCATCGAAGCGATGTGGTTCATCATGGATATTGCCCGTCGGAAAAACGACACTAAAACTATAAACCAAGCCGTTGATGTGGTGCTAAATATCCTGAATTTTGCTTGGGACAGCGAATACGGCGGATTATATTATTTTATGGATGCAGACGGTCATCCCCCGCAGCAACTGGAATGGGATCAAAAGCTGTGGTGGGTACATTTAGAATCTTTGGTTGCTCTGGCAATGGGTTATCGCCTGACGGGGCGTGAGGCATGTTGGGAATGGTATCAAAAGATGCATGATTACGCTTGGTCGCATTTTGCAGATCCAGAATATGGCGAGTGGTTTGGCTACCTTAATCGGCGTGGGGAAGTACTGTTGAATCTCAAAGGTGGCAAATGGAAAGGATGTTTTCATGTGCCACGTGCGTTGTATCTTTGTTGGCAGGAGTTTGAGGCGTTGAGTGCAAGGTCAGTTTAA
- a CDS encoding WYL domain-containing protein translates to MAQQLLEAGWGLSLGKLEDQKLERRGELEFVEVTVRFYPEVMGYILEGDNRHPNQKIQKGPKTKDGKPAYVDYTVKLPERSFDEFCRWVYKFMGHAEFRSPPKLVEQHQKAARETLTRYASNNPDSQSFN, encoded by the coding sequence GTGGCACAACAGCTTTTGGAAGCTGGTTGGGGGCTCAGTCTCGGAAAATTAGAAGATCAGAAACTAGAGAGGCGGGGAGAGTTAGAGTTTGTGGAGGTGACTGTTCGTTTTTACCCAGAGGTGATGGGATATATTCTGGAGGGTGACAATCGTCATCCAAATCAAAAAATTCAAAAAGGACCAAAAACTAAAGATGGGAAACCTGCTTATGTTGATTACACAGTCAAATTGCCTGAAAGATCGTTTGATGAATTTTGTCGTTGGGTTTATAAATTCATGGGTCATGCCGAGTTTAGATCCCCTCCAAAACTGGTTGAACAACATCAAAAAGCAGCTCGTGAAACACTTACTCGTTACGCTTCCAACAATCCAGATTCGCAATCATTTAATTAG
- a CDS encoding zinc ribbon domain-containing protein, with protein MQNCPSCGYNLPSGEKYFYCPNCLTQLRCKQCHTALISGAKGCVMCGTPVGKGEAVSLLDSSNVSSTAINTLLFVENSRGHSREFRASLTNEVGTALGGAALAAIIGGRVPSVKSNNGRSATRDVTEVEAQQLSLLDSNFDPGDSKTVVDVADQIPAALGLDAEKLKQIFRYSGEHLQLMETRLKAANKLDAARRLTQLVLLYALDVQARNEIPRTELNDILRRVGLYDSNTATWIGKSGDLIVENEMVGLRLSGQEKARKVLAEVLDSNIPNKWNLSTGAARGGKSVSKTDEDTENTTNSSNRKNKVFSKDVESWVAAWKLLAFDMDILAALKERSVTQKGFFGLWAITKATNNAETVVSSYKLAQFLYLGLGIKVDERNLERRLQAASGKGSLIKVQSGFQLLTPGVAEVEKVMGFIQSNSPDDSTSNHDEV; from the coding sequence ATGCAGAATTGTCCTTCTTGTGGGTACAACCTACCCAGTGGAGAAAAATATTTTTACTGTCCGAATTGCCTAACGCAATTACGATGCAAGCAATGTCACACAGCATTAATCTCAGGTGCAAAAGGGTGTGTGATGTGTGGTACTCCCGTTGGTAAGGGAGAAGCAGTTTCACTGCTCGACAGTAGTAATGTTTCTAGCACTGCTATTAACACATTGTTGTTTGTAGAAAATAGTAGAGGTCACTCACGCGAATTTCGAGCTTCCTTAACTAATGAGGTAGGAACTGCCTTAGGTGGTGCTGCGCTTGCGGCAATTATAGGTGGTCGTGTCCCTTCAGTAAAATCCAATAACGGTCGTTCTGCAACCCGTGATGTCACCGAAGTAGAAGCACAACAACTCTCTTTGCTTGACTCTAACTTCGATCCTGGAGACAGCAAAACTGTAGTTGATGTTGCAGATCAGATACCTGCTGCACTCGGTTTGGATGCAGAGAAATTAAAACAAATATTTCGCTACAGTGGTGAACATTTGCAGCTTATGGAAACGCGACTGAAGGCTGCTAACAAATTAGATGCTGCACGGCGATTAACCCAGCTCGTTCTTTTATATGCGCTTGATGTTCAAGCTCGGAATGAAATTCCTCGCACCGAACTAAATGACATTCTCAGAAGAGTTGGACTGTATGACTCTAATACTGCGACATGGATTGGTAAGAGTGGGGATCTAATTGTTGAGAATGAAATGGTTGGACTCCGATTATCAGGACAAGAGAAAGCTCGAAAAGTTCTTGCTGAGGTTCTTGACTCCAATATCCCAAATAAGTGGAATCTGAGTACAGGAGCAGCCCGAGGTGGTAAATCAGTTTCTAAGACAGATGAGGATACGGAAAACACTACCAACAGTAGCAACCGTAAAAATAAGGTTTTTTCTAAAGATGTAGAGTCTTGGGTTGCTGCTTGGAAATTACTTGCTTTTGATATGGATATACTTGCGGCATTAAAAGAACGCTCGGTCACACAAAAGGGCTTCTTTGGTCTGTGGGCAATTACTAAGGCAACAAATAATGCTGAAACAGTAGTTTCCAGTTACAAGCTAGCACAGTTCTTATACTTAGGGCTGGGAATCAAAGTAGATGAACGTAACCTTGAACGTAGATTACAAGCAGCCTCTGGCAAAGGCAGCTTGATTAAAGTTCAAAGTGGATTCCAGTTACTAACACCAGGTGTGGCGGAAGTCGAGAAAGTAATGGGATTTATACAAAGCAATTCGCCAGATGATTCAACCTCAAACCATGATGAGGTGTAG
- a CDS encoding phosphotransferase enzyme family protein codes for MTENLKIQDTDHLVAIAEQFTRLENVTGIQAFGSGNINDTFLVTLDCPEEKHFVLQRINTQVFLQPQLIMHNMRIFTEHVRERLQRTPLNRRWEVPRVLLTKDAQDYCTDAKGSFWRAISFIAGSQSFDTMHDTEHAKEIGYALGMFHNLISDLPPEKLADTLEGFHITPLYLQQYNEVLAKTSPRQSPEVNYCLQFVSDRQTFAHVLENAKATGKLPLRLMHGDPKINNVMFDTITQQAVSVIDLDTVKPGLVHYDIGDCLRSGCNPAGEETEQWQSVYFDTDLCQGILQGYLSVAKAFLTENDYAYMYDAIRLIAFELGLRFFADYLAGNVYFKVKHPEHNLTRAIVQFKLTESIESQETKIRAIIQDMK; via the coding sequence ATGACGGAAAATCTCAAAATACAAGACACCGATCATCTTGTTGCTATTGCCGAGCAATTCACCCGATTGGAAAACGTTACAGGCATTCAAGCATTTGGAAGTGGCAATATTAATGATACCTTCCTAGTCACACTGGATTGTCCAGAGGAAAAGCATTTTGTCCTGCAACGCATCAACACGCAGGTATTTCTTCAGCCCCAACTGATTATGCATAACATGCGTATCTTCACTGAGCATGTTCGGGAACGCCTGCAACGCACCCCCCTCAACCGTCGTTGGGAAGTGCCGCGCGTGTTATTAACTAAGGATGCCCAAGACTATTGCACCGATGCTAAAGGCTCTTTTTGGCGGGCGATTAGCTTTATTGCAGGCTCCCAATCCTTCGATACGATGCATGATACAGAACACGCTAAAGAAATCGGCTACGCCCTAGGCATGTTCCATAATCTGATCAGCGATCTGCCTCCAGAAAAACTTGCCGACACCCTCGAAGGATTCCATATTACACCGCTTTACCTTCAGCAATACAACGAAGTTCTGGCAAAAACTAGTCCTCGCCAATCCCCTGAAGTAAATTATTGCTTGCAGTTTGTTAGCGATCGCCAAACCTTTGCACATGTCTTGGAAAATGCCAAAGCTACAGGCAAGTTACCACTGCGCCTGATGCACGGCGATCCCAAAATCAATAATGTTATGTTTGATACTATTACTCAGCAAGCCGTCAGTGTGATAGATCTCGATACCGTGAAGCCTGGTCTAGTACATTACGACATTGGCGACTGTTTGCGCTCGGGTTGCAACCCCGCCGGAGAAGAAACTGAGCAGTGGCAAAGCGTTTATTTTGATACTGACTTGTGTCAGGGAATCCTTCAAGGCTATCTCTCCGTAGCAAAAGCATTTCTCACCGAGAATGACTATGCCTACATGTACGACGCCATCCGTCTCATCGCCTTTGAGTTAGGACTGAGATTCTTTGCTGACTATTTAGCAGGAAATGTCTACTTCAAAGTCAAGCACCCGGAACACAATCTTACCAGGGCGATCGTCCAGTTTAAGCTCACTGAGAGCATCGAATCCCAGGAAACAAAGATTCGCGCCATTATTCAAGACATGAAATGA
- a CDS encoding DOMON-like domain-containing protein produces the protein MNEQTFSLQPFPSTKPLPNLKIAGSIARHANQLNLRYTLFGDLTEVAIAPSSDTPMRKHELWEDTCFEFFLGIKDSQRYWEFNLSPAGHWNVYRFDGYRQGMQEETAFTTFPFSVQNQSDSLALALVDINLSKIVSTEQALEVAITTVLKCRDGAVSYWALTHRGTEADFHLRDSFIVEL, from the coding sequence ATGAACGAACAGACATTTTCTCTGCAACCCTTTCCTTCTACCAAGCCGCTGCCTAATTTGAAAATAGCAGGCAGTATCGCCCGACACGCTAATCAACTTAATCTGCGCTACACGCTTTTCGGCGATCTAACAGAAGTTGCGATCGCCCCATCATCAGACACACCAATGCGAAAGCACGAATTGTGGGAAGATACCTGCTTCGAGTTCTTTCTTGGCATTAAGGATTCCCAACGGTATTGGGAATTCAACCTCTCCCCCGCTGGACACTGGAATGTCTATCGCTTTGACGGGTATCGTCAAGGAATGCAAGAGGAAACAGCCTTTACGACGTTCCCGTTTAGCGTTCAGAATCAGTCGGACAGTTTAGCCCTTGCCTTGGTGGACATCAATTTGAGTAAAATCGTCTCAACAGAACAAGCCCTTGAAGTTGCAATTACTACTGTCCTCAAATGCAGAGATGGTGCAGTGAGTTACTGGGCATTAACTCATCGAGGTACAGAGGCTGATTTTCATCTGCGAGATAGTTTCATAGTTGAGTTGTGA
- a CDS encoding efflux RND transporter periplasmic adaptor subunit produces MSNSYSKLPIAIRRVSGTLLSLMLLANSAVVLAHPGHGNEFQGGSEATDAPDSIQVDAETAKRLGIKVEPVKRQQLAIVINTTGQIETLPSKQVEVTTPISGAKVVELLVEPGASVKKGQPVAVVSSPDLVSLRVESQQKLAEAQADLQQAQADLRLAQQNYDRYQQIAAAEIAQAQSQVAFAQEKYDKDKQLTSAGALPRRNALESQTQLAEAKAELAKASSRRDVIEAENQLKRAQAAVSVAKSRIKLSNTTYETRLSQLGTRANAKGLVTVTAPIDGKVSDREVTLGQTFEDAGGKLMTIVNDSKVFATANIYEKDLGKVRTGQRVNVKIASVPKRTFTGRIAVVGSVVAGETRVIPVKAEIDNPGGLLKPGMFAELEILTEQTSSAVSAIPISAVVDANGKKQVYMQNGNAYQPVDVTLGQTSGDTVEVKSGLFEGDMIVTQRAPQLYAQSLRGDSPTKGEGKTEREGQMNNSKLLLNSSTLVWGVGGGTALTTVAFMAGAFWSKRRHKSQQLALVGSSSELDTPVHETESDQSNSKSPALSGSTINVKEREDPHHPQS; encoded by the coding sequence ATGTCCAACTCCTATTCCAAGCTACCTATAGCTATTCGTCGTGTTTCTGGCACACTCCTAAGCCTGATGCTACTCGCTAATTCCGCAGTTGTTCTAGCTCACCCCGGACACGGAAACGAATTTCAAGGAGGAAGTGAAGCTACTGATGCGCCTGATTCAATTCAAGTTGATGCAGAAACAGCTAAGCGATTGGGAATTAAGGTCGAGCCAGTAAAACGCCAGCAGCTAGCTATTGTAATTAATACCACGGGACAGATTGAAACTCTGCCTAGTAAACAAGTGGAAGTGACTACACCAATTTCTGGGGCGAAAGTGGTTGAGCTATTAGTGGAACCTGGTGCGAGCGTTAAAAAAGGCCAGCCAGTTGCCGTTGTATCCAGTCCTGATTTGGTGTCACTGCGGGTTGAATCTCAACAAAAACTTGCGGAAGCTCAAGCTGATTTGCAGCAAGCGCAAGCTGACTTAAGGCTAGCTCAGCAAAATTACGATCGCTATCAGCAAATAGCCGCAGCTGAAATCGCTCAAGCACAGAGCCAAGTTGCATTTGCTCAAGAAAAGTATGATAAAGACAAGCAGTTAACTAGTGCTGGCGCTTTACCACGCCGCAATGCCCTTGAATCACAAACCCAGCTAGCAGAAGCAAAAGCCGAACTTGCCAAAGCTTCCAGTCGTCGAGACGTTATTGAAGCGGAAAATCAGCTCAAACGTGCTCAAGCAGCGGTTAGTGTAGCAAAATCTCGAATTAAACTAAGTAACACCACGTATGAAACTCGGCTTTCTCAACTGGGAACCCGCGCCAATGCTAAGGGATTGGTGACGGTGACAGCTCCGATTGACGGCAAGGTTAGCGATCGCGAAGTAACCCTGGGTCAAACATTCGAGGATGCAGGTGGCAAGCTCATGACAATTGTGAATGATAGTAAGGTTTTTGCTACTGCAAATATCTATGAAAAAGATTTGGGCAAGGTCAGGACAGGTCAACGGGTAAATGTCAAAATTGCTTCTGTACCTAAGCGCACTTTCACCGGAAGAATTGCGGTAGTTGGGTCTGTGGTAGCAGGCGAAACACGGGTAATACCTGTAAAAGCTGAAATAGATAACCCAGGCGGATTGCTAAAGCCAGGAATGTTTGCGGAACTAGAAATCTTGACAGAGCAAACATCGTCTGCTGTGTCAGCTATTCCCATCTCAGCAGTAGTTGACGCAAATGGTAAGAAACAGGTTTATATGCAAAATGGTAACGCCTATCAACCTGTTGATGTCACCTTGGGTCAAACCTCTGGAGATACAGTTGAGGTGAAGAGTGGCTTATTTGAGGGTGATATGATTGTCACTCAGCGTGCGCCTCAACTTTATGCTCAATCTTTACGAGGAGACTCTCCAACAAAGGGAGAGGGAAAGACTGAGAGAGAAGGGCAAATGAACAATTCAAAATTACTCCTTAACTCCTCCACTCTTGTTTGGGGAGTAGGGGGAGGAACTGCACTCACTACTGTAGCTTTCATGGCTGGTGCTTTCTGGTCTAAGCGTCGCCATAAGTCGCAGCAGCTAGCATTAGTGGGCAGTTCGTCGGAGTTAGATACTCCTGTTCATGAAACAGAAAGCGATCAAAGTAACTCTAAATCGCCAGCTTTATCTGGTTCGACCATAAATGTTAAGGAGCGTGAAGACCCTCATCATCCACAATCTTGA